A region of Toxorhynchites rutilus septentrionalis strain SRP chromosome 1, ASM2978413v1, whole genome shotgun sequence DNA encodes the following proteins:
- the LOC129776436 gene encoding 40S ribosomal protein S15Aa: MVRISVLADALKCINNAEKRGKRQVLIRPNSKVVIKFLTVMMKHGYIGEFEIVDDHRSGKVVVNLTGRLNKAGIISPRFDVKMNDIERWTNTLLPSRQFGYVVLTTSGGIMDHEEARRKHLGGKILGYFF; encoded by the exons ATGGTTCGCATTAGTGTACTGGCCGATGCACTGAAATGCATCAACAACGCGGAGAAACGAGGCAAACGCCAGGTGCTGATTCGCCCCAACTCAAAGGTCGTGATTAAGTTCCTGACCGTGATGATGAAGCATGGCTACATCGGAGAGTTTGAGATCGTTGACGATCACCGCTCCGGCAAGGTCGTTGTGAATCTGACCGGTCGCCTGAACAAGGCCGGTATCATTTCGCCCCGGTTCGACGTCAAAATGAACGACATCGAGCGATGGACCAATACTCTGCTGCCATCGCGTCAGTTCGG ATACGTTGTGCTGACCACTAGCGGGGGTATCATGGACCACGAGGAAGCCAGACGGAAACATCTGGGAGGCAAAATTCTAGGCTATTTCTTCTAA